A stretch of Pogona vitticeps strain Pit_001003342236 chromosome 5, PviZW2.1, whole genome shotgun sequence DNA encodes these proteins:
- the LOC110074966 gene encoding uncharacterized protein LOC110074966 encodes MKSCKCAECGKSFKEKNAFVKHLKIHSGERPYICLICGKNFTKKSSLVIHQRIHSRSKPFACNDCGKTFGQKSNLLIHNKTHILKKVNNSKSLTCVSKHPGRSERQRAEKSYRCPECKKTFVLHKNLIKHQKIHARVMPQSPEMVGLPVQQKTEDCSGLILQELRKMRENVDMLLLNQQSQLHVLQEIQKQLGILIPGNDLINSNVYSLGRLLAQQAAAMGSTSFPLLLHPSNLLPESARPFSSRASS; translated from the exons ATGAAGTCCTGTAAGTGTgctgaatgtgggaaaagctttaaagaaaaaaatgccttTGTGAAACACCTGAAGATCCATTCGGGAGAGAGACCGTACATATGCTTGATCTGTGGGAAAAACTTCACTAAGAAGTCAAGCCTTGTAATTCATCAGCGAATCCATAGCAGATCAAAACCTTTTGCCTGTAATGACTGTGGGAAAACATTTGGTCAAAAATCAAACCTCCTGATCCACAATAAAACCCACATATTGAAGAAAGTTAATAACAGCAAAAGCCTAACTTGTGTCTCTAAGCACCCAGGCCGTAGTGAAAGGCAAAGAGCAGAGAAATCATACAGGTGTCCAGAGTGCAAGAAGACGTTTGTCCTACACAAAAATTTAATTAAGCACCAGAAAATCCATGCCAGAGTGATGCCACAAAGTCCTGAAATGG TAGGTCTGCCTGTTCAACAGAAAACAGAGGATTGTTCTGGGCTAATCCTCCAGGAAT TGAGAAAGATGAGAGAGAATGTGGACATGCTTCTCCTCAACCAGCAGAGTCAGCTCCATGTTCTGCAAGAGATTCAGAAGCAGCTTGGCATCCTTATTCCTGGCAATGACCTCATAAACTCAAATGTATATAGCCTGGGCCGTTTGCTAGCTCAGCAAGCTGCAGCAATGGGATCCAcatcttttcctctcctcctccacccaAGTAACCTCCTTCCAGAAAGTGCACGGCCTTTCTCCTCTCGTGCTTCATCTTAA